In the genome of Sphaeramia orbicularis chromosome 13, fSphaOr1.1, whole genome shotgun sequence, one region contains:
- the LOC115430977 gene encoding proline rich transmembrane protein 1B-like, translated as MEGGQSRTVAQSYLAWSIFNTLCCCLPLGIAAIVYSSRVQSANAAGETVAAEEASRTAKILNIIALVCGIIVLIIVIALRASAAGQQ; from the exons ATGGAAGGAGGCCAGAGCCGTACTGTTGCCCAGTCCTACCTTGcatggtccatcttcaacactttGTGCTGTTGTCTGCCTCTAGGGATTGCTGCCATTGTCTACTCCAGTCGG gTACAAAGTGCAAATGCCGCTGGTGAAACAGTTGCAGCCGAAGAGGCATCGAGGACAGCAAAGATCCTGAACATCATTGCGCTTGTCTGTGGAATAATTGTGCTCATTATTGTCATCGCTCTCAGAGCCAGTGCAGCAGGGCAACAATGA